One window of the Bacillus sp. (in: firmicutes) genome contains the following:
- a CDS encoding bifunctional oligoribonuclease/PAP phosphatase NrnA yields MKETILQLIQSYETIIVHRHVRPDPDAYGSQGGLVEILQASFPEKQIFAVGEDDPSLQFLRKVDQVDDQQFENALIIICDTANKERIDDERYRLGKQVIKIDHHPNEDPYGDVNWVETSASSTSEMIYEFYLFGKDKGLKITDEAARLLYAGIVGDTGRFLYPSTTEKTFRYAGELVNYSFDRNELYNQLYELEEKVVKLQGYVLQNFQMYENGAAFVTMKKDLLEEFQVTPSEASQIVSILGNVKGIKAWCFFVEEEDQIRVRLRSKGPIINEIAKKYHGGGHPLAAGASVYSWEEVESVKKDILDVCDPHQ; encoded by the coding sequence ATGAAAGAGACGATTTTACAATTAATTCAATCCTATGAAACCATCATCGTTCATCGCCACGTCCGCCCTGACCCGGATGCATACGGTTCGCAAGGAGGACTAGTGGAAATTTTACAAGCATCGTTTCCGGAAAAACAAATTTTTGCCGTAGGCGAAGATGACCCATCATTACAATTTCTCCGGAAGGTAGACCAAGTTGATGATCAACAATTTGAAAATGCCTTAATAATTATTTGCGATACGGCGAATAAAGAACGAATCGACGATGAGCGATATCGATTAGGTAAACAGGTGATAAAAATCGACCACCATCCAAATGAAGATCCATATGGGGATGTTAATTGGGTAGAGACGTCGGCTAGTTCAACGAGTGAAATGATTTATGAATTTTATTTGTTTGGAAAAGATAAAGGATTGAAAATAACAGACGAGGCAGCACGCCTGTTATACGCTGGGATTGTTGGGGATACAGGGCGTTTCTTATATCCAAGTACGACAGAAAAAACGTTTCGGTATGCCGGTGAATTAGTGAACTATTCCTTTGACCGAAATGAATTGTATAACCAACTATATGAATTAGAAGAAAAAGTCGTTAAATTACAAGGATACGTACTGCAAAATTTCCAAATGTACGAAAATGGAGCTGCTTTTGTTACGATGAAAAAAGATTTGCTCGAGGAGTTTCAAGTCACTCCTTCTGAGGCCTCCCAAATTGTTAGTATTTTAGGAAACGTAAAAGGAATTAAAGCATGGTGTTTCTTCGTGGAGGAGGAAGACCAAATTCGCGTCCGCTTACGTTCCAAAGGTCCAATTATTAATGAAATTGCCAAAAAATATCATGGTGGGGGACATCCTTTAGCAGCTGGTGCCTCCGTTTATTCTTGGGAGGAAGTTGAAAGCGTTAAAAAAGATATTTTAGATGTTTGCGACCCACATCAATAA
- a CDS encoding sporulation protein, with the protein MRVSSYHHQPHMQRFLAGVALGGMISWLIFLFIFGSLQEKQTKLIDQQQEEIKELKHSISIWQEEFIAVNKKNKELLKVQDIKVKITNFQRYEIEDKHSIFLTEEAVKKDLQVLLAKDLEAVFKNRELLKKTIENKTIKINEKRYRFVVKELYFFTTIYVYLELRLAE; encoded by the coding sequence ATGAGGGTATCGTCTTACCATCACCAACCGCACATGCAACGTTTTCTTGCCGGCGTTGCCTTAGGAGGGATGATTAGTTGGCTCATTTTTTTATTTATCTTCGGTTCGCTCCAAGAAAAACAAACGAAGTTAATTGATCAGCAACAAGAAGAAATTAAAGAATTAAAACATAGTATCTCCATTTGGCAGGAAGAGTTTATCGCGGTGAACAAAAAAAATAAAGAACTATTAAAAGTACAAGATATTAAAGTAAAAATTACGAACTTCCAAAGGTACGAAATTGAAGATAAGCATAGCATTTTCTTAACAGAAGAGGCGGTTAAAAAAGATTTACAAGTGTTACTAGCTAAAGATTTAGAAGCGGTGTTTAAAAACCGTGAATTGTTAAAGAAGACGATTGAAAATAAAACAATCAAAATAAACGAAAAACGATACCGTTTTGTCGTTAAGGAATTGTATTTTTTTACAACTATTTATGTGTATTTAGAACTCAGGCTTGCGGAGTAA
- a CDS encoding YtrH family sporulation protein: MISLNEAFFPTFFNSYFIALGVILGGSIIGGLAAFLTGEPPFTHIYRLSKLLRIWAIVAAIGGTFDTVYHMERGLIEGETKDLFKQFLLILSALGGAQTGALIIKWFTQEYITS; encoded by the coding sequence ATGATCAGTTTGAATGAAGCGTTTTTTCCGACGTTTTTTAATAGTTATTTTATTGCATTAGGCGTTATTCTCGGAGGATCGATTATCGGTGGGCTAGCGGCCTTTTTAACGGGAGAACCTCCATTTACTCACATTTATCGTTTATCAAAGTTACTTCGCATCTGGGCGATTGTCGCAGCTATCGGTGGAACGTTCGATACGGTTTATCATATGGAACGAGGGTTAATCGAGGGAGAAACGAAAGACTTATTTAAACAATTTTTACTTATTCTTTCGGCACTAGGTGGTGCCCAAACCGGAGCCCTTATCATCAAATGGTTTACACAGGAGTACATTACCTCATGA
- the dnaE gene encoding DNA polymerase III subunit alpha, translated as MSFVHLQVMSAYSLLSSTISISSLVKQALKLNYSALALTDRNVLYGAIPFYKECMAHGIKPIIGLMIDVESVLEEDKAFPLVLLAQNNEGYKNLIKLSSAYGTKGVSGVRLKWLQAYRDGIIAITPGMEGEIEQCLLQGDQEGAIKVAATFRRIFPQFYLALQHLNKKEERTLVPQIKELAHSLTIPLVATNDVRYLTKEDAFTYECLVAIKEGRMIKEDERLEDTNHYLKSKKEMVELFQDEVDALEQSVLIAQKCHVELSFDQPHLPKYPLPSNQTASTFLRTLCEQGLNDRYSEVTEKHRARLNYELQVIEQMGFADYFLIVWDFMKFARKKGILTGPGRGSAAGSLVAYVLHITDVDPLKYGLLFERFLNPERITMPDIDIDFPDHRREEIINYVVQKYGSMHVAQIITFGTFGAKAVIRDLGKVFGFQNREIDQLSKMIPSRTGITLKEAYQESVPLQQFVQSSPVHQTFFQTAVKLEGLPRHTSTHAAGVVITDEPLTDIVPIQRGQQDFYLTQYSMDVLETLGVLKMDFLGLRNLSIIEHILHMIQKEQGVRIDIRSIPLDDEKTYQLLSRGDTLGIFQLESEGMRRVLRELRPTHFEDIVAVNSLYRPGPMEQIPLYIQRKHGRQAVPSIHPDIDQILHTTYGVIVYQEQIMEIAAEMAGFSLGEADLLRRAVSKKKKDVLDRERSHFVEGALAKGYDQATATSVYDLIVRFANYGFNRSHAVAYSLIAYQMAYLKTHYPLAFYAALLSSVIGHDQKISQYVIEAKQKGLTILPPSVNNSHYVFQVENNGIRFSLAAIKGIGGAVWKEIARSRQQRPFEDLFDFCLRVSLKTINRSVLESLVLSGSFDDFGKDRATLLATIDVALEHAELVKPDDHFTLFQDDESLFLKPKYVEVEPMSLDDKLKAEKEVLGIYLTAHPVSPYISLFQRLGATTIFHVSEGSDVRLGVYISDQKTIRTKKGDVMAFVQLSDETGEIEGVLFPNVYRQYASLCQKGKVVFVKGKVEDRQRKKQLIIQQMYNLEEAKQMESDLKKGLYIKIEKQRNEQADWLQIKNIIENYPGTFPVYIYHEKNGKIIQLSRKEWVSYSNDCLLQLKNLLGEKNVVFRK; from the coding sequence GTGTCGTTCGTTCATTTACAAGTAATGAGCGCTTACAGTTTATTATCAAGTACAATTTCGATTTCCTCTCTTGTAAAACAAGCGCTAAAGCTAAACTATTCAGCTTTAGCGCTTACGGACCGAAATGTTTTGTATGGGGCCATTCCTTTTTACAAGGAATGTATGGCCCATGGAATTAAGCCGATTATCGGTTTAATGATTGATGTGGAAAGTGTACTCGAAGAAGACAAAGCATTTCCTCTCGTATTATTAGCACAAAATAACGAAGGATATAAAAACTTAATTAAACTATCAAGTGCTTACGGAACTAAAGGGGTCTCCGGCGTCCGATTAAAGTGGTTGCAAGCGTATCGGGATGGAATCATTGCTATCACTCCAGGAATGGAAGGAGAGATTGAGCAATGTCTTCTCCAAGGAGATCAGGAAGGGGCTATAAAAGTCGCTGCAACGTTTCGAAGAATTTTTCCACAGTTTTATTTAGCACTCCAACATTTAAACAAAAAAGAAGAACGGACGTTAGTTCCTCAAATAAAAGAGTTAGCCCATTCGTTAACCATTCCACTTGTAGCTACAAATGATGTTCGTTATTTAACAAAGGAGGACGCGTTTACGTATGAATGTCTTGTGGCGATAAAAGAAGGACGTATGATAAAAGAAGATGAACGACTAGAAGATACCAACCATTACCTTAAGTCAAAAAAGGAAATGGTCGAACTCTTTCAAGATGAGGTGGATGCTCTAGAACAATCAGTTTTAATTGCCCAAAAGTGCCATGTGGAACTTTCGTTTGATCAACCCCACTTGCCGAAATATCCATTGCCATCAAATCAAACAGCTAGTACATTTTTGCGTACCCTTTGTGAACAAGGATTGAACGATCGTTATTCGGAAGTCACCGAAAAACATCGAGCACGGCTAAACTATGAACTACAAGTTATTGAGCAAATGGGGTTTGCTGATTATTTTTTAATCGTCTGGGACTTTATGAAATTTGCACGCAAAAAAGGTATTTTAACTGGTCCCGGGCGGGGATCGGCAGCTGGTTCGCTCGTCGCTTATGTACTACATATTACCGATGTCGATCCATTAAAGTATGGTTTGCTTTTTGAACGGTTTTTAAATCCGGAACGTATTACGATGCCAGATATCGATATTGACTTTCCAGATCATCGTCGGGAAGAAATCATCAATTATGTTGTCCAAAAATACGGAAGCATGCATGTCGCCCAAATTATTACATTTGGTACGTTCGGGGCAAAAGCGGTCATTCGAGATTTAGGAAAGGTGTTCGGTTTTCAAAATAGAGAAATTGATCAATTGTCTAAGATGATTCCGTCCAGAACGGGTATTACTTTAAAGGAGGCGTATCAAGAATCTGTTCCCCTCCAACAATTTGTTCAATCATCTCCCGTTCATCAAACCTTTTTCCAAACGGCCGTCAAGCTTGAAGGATTGCCGCGCCATACGTCAACCCATGCAGCGGGAGTGGTCATTACCGATGAACCATTAACAGACATTGTACCGATTCAACGAGGGCAACAAGATTTTTATTTAACGCAATACTCAATGGATGTGTTAGAAACGCTCGGAGTATTAAAAATGGATTTTTTAGGCCTGCGGAATTTGTCAATCATTGAACATATTTTGCACATGATTCAAAAAGAACAAGGAGTACGTATCGATATTCGGTCGATTCCACTCGATGATGAAAAAACGTACCAATTGTTAAGCCGTGGAGATACGTTAGGAATTTTCCAATTAGAATCAGAAGGGATGAGACGCGTATTACGTGAGTTGCGACCAACGCATTTTGAAGATATTGTGGCGGTCAATTCGTTGTATCGTCCTGGACCGATGGAGCAAATTCCTCTCTACATCCAACGGAAACACGGCCGTCAAGCCGTTCCGTCCATTCATCCAGATATTGATCAGATTTTACATACAACGTACGGTGTGATAGTGTACCAAGAGCAAATTATGGAAATCGCAGCCGAAATGGCCGGTTTTTCATTAGGAGAAGCAGATTTACTTCGGCGTGCGGTCAGCAAAAAAAAGAAAGACGTGCTTGACCGTGAACGGAGTCACTTTGTGGAAGGGGCCTTAGCAAAAGGGTATGATCAAGCAACAGCAACCTCTGTTTATGACTTGATTGTACGTTTTGCCAATTACGGATTTAATCGCAGTCATGCCGTTGCCTACAGTTTGATTGCCTATCAAATGGCGTACTTAAAAACACACTATCCACTCGCTTTTTATGCGGCGTTATTGTCATCGGTGATTGGACATGACCAAAAGATTAGTCAATACGTGATAGAGGCGAAACAGAAAGGTTTAACCATTTTGCCACCTTCTGTCAACAACAGTCATTATGTCTTTCAAGTGGAGAATAACGGAATTCGGTTTAGTTTAGCTGCCATCAAAGGAATCGGCGGAGCCGTATGGAAAGAAATTGCACGTAGTAGGCAGCAAAGACCATTTGAAGATTTATTTGATTTTTGCTTACGCGTGTCATTAAAAACGATTAATCGCTCTGTTTTAGAATCCCTCGTGTTATCAGGTAGCTTTGATGATTTTGGAAAAGATCGGGCAACGTTATTGGCTACCATCGATGTTGCCCTCGAACATGCTGAATTAGTAAAACCAGATGATCATTTTACTTTATTTCAAGATGACGAGTCGCTCTTTTTAAAACCTAAATACGTTGAAGTAGAGCCCATGTCGCTTGATGATAAGCTAAAGGCGGAAAAGGAAGTATTGGGTATTTATTTAACTGCTCATCCCGTATCTCCATATATTTCTTTGTTCCAGCGGTTAGGTGCGACAACTATTTTTCATGTTTCGGAAGGGTCAGATGTTCGTCTAGGTGTTTATATTTCAGATCAGAAAACGATTCGCACAAAAAAAGGAGACGTGATGGCGTTTGTCCAATTAAGTGATGAAACGGGCGAAATCGAGGGGGTTCTGTTTCCGAATGTGTATCGTCAATATGCCTCATTATGTCAAAAGGGAAAGGTTGTATTCGTAAAAGGGAAAGTCGAGGACCGGCAACGGAAAAAGCAATTGATTATCCAGCAAATGTACAACCTGGAAGAAGCGAAACAAATGGAGAGTGATTTGAAAAAAGGATTGTATATCAAAATAGAGAAACAGCGGAATGAGCAGGCGGACTGGTTACAAATAAAAAACATCATTGAAAATTATCCTGGCACTTTCCCGGTATATATATATCACGAAAAAAATGGGAAAATAATACAATTATCAAGAAAAGAATGGGTCTCTTATTCGAACGACTGCCTTCTCCAATTAAAAAATCTTTTAGGAGAGAAAAATGTTGTGTTTCGAAAGTAG